The genome window AGAATTGGGTAAGCGCCAGGCTGCCGATGCCGAGGATCTTGCCGGCGAGCAATTCGGTCGGACGGACGGCGCCGATCATGACCTCCATGATGCGATTGGATTTCTCTTCGATCACGCCTTGCGCGACGTACACGCCGTACAAGAGCACCGACATGTAGAGCAGCAGCAGCAAGAAGTACACCAACGCCTGCGACAGGAACTGTTCGGTTTCATTCTTGTAGAGCTCGTTCAAATTGACGACTTTGAAAGGGAAGTTCAGCGCGTGCTGGGCGAGGCGCGCGCTCGCCCCTGTGCCTTCAACGGTGAGCACCGCGCGGACGAGCGACTGCCGTAGGCCCGTTCCTTTTTCGAGGCTGCTCGATTTGCTGGGGAAGAACGCGAAACCGACCTCGCCTTGCGCGTCTTTGTAAGCGACGAGCGCTGCGTCATACTTGCCGGCCTTCAGCGCCGTCCGGATCGTCGCCGGCAGCTCAGGCCCGGTGGCGGCCTCCTTTGCGATCGTTATCTTGTAATTGGAGTGGCCGAGCGCGTCCTTGACGGCGGCCGCCGTCTTTTGATCGGCGGCCACGACGACGAGCGGACTTTGAAACGAAGTGTCGAGCCAGACGAAGAGCAGCGGGAGGAACGACAACCCGATGATGCCGACCACGCCGAGGATCGTGCCGATGATGAAGCCCGCGCCTTTGATGCGCTGGACGTATTCGCGCTGGAAGATGATGCCGACGCTGCTCAAGCCGCCGCCTGTTCTTCCGCCGCCTTCACGTAGTGGAGGTAGATGTCGTTAAGGCTCGGTTCGACGACTTCGAAATGATCCACCGGACCGGCGGCAACGGCGGCCTTGAGGATCTCGGCCGGCGCGACGTTGGGCGACGCTTTGACGTTGACATAGCCGTCGTCCGACGGGCGCGCCGTTGCGCCGTCGAATCGATCGAGAAAGCTCAAGTCGGAGAGCGCCGTCATGCGGATGAAGCGATCCGGCCATGCGCGTTTGATCGACACGAGACTGCCGTTGATCACCGCGCGCGAGCGGTCGATGATGCAGATGTCGCGCGTGAGTTCCTCCACCTGTTCCATGCGGTGGCTGGAGAGCAGCACCGCGGTGCCCGCCTTGACCAGGTCTCTGATCGCGCCTTTGAGGATCTCAACGTTGATGGGATCGAAGCCGGCGAACGGCTCGTCGAGCACCAGCAGCGGCGGCCGGTGCACGACCGCCGCGATGAACTGCACCTTTTGCTGATTGCCTTTGGAAAGCTCTTGCGGACTCTTCGTGAGGTTCTCAGTGAGGTTGAATTCGTCGGCTAATTCTGCGATGCGCTTGCGCGCGTCGGGCGCGCTCATCCCATGGATGCGCGCCAAGAACAGCAGCTGCTCTGCCACCTTCATCTTCGGATACAAACCGCGCTCCTCGGGCAGGTAGCCGAAGGTATGGCGGATGTCCGCGTCCACCGTCTTGCCCGACCAGCTCACCGTGCCGCTATCGGGCCGGAGGATGTCGAGCACCATGCGGATGGTCGTCGTCTTGCCCGCGCCGTTGGGGCCGAGAAGGCCGAAGACGGCGCCTGGTTGCGCGGTGAACGACAACTCCGACACGGCCTGCACCTTACCGAAAGACTTCGAAACATTGAAGACTTCGAGCATGTCGTAAGGCTAGTTTTTTGGTATGGGTTGCTGGACCTCTTGAGTATGCTCCGCCCGGAGCTGGCCGCACGCGGCCGCGATGTCGTCGCCCATCGTGTGCCGGATCGTCGAAGGCACGCCTCGCGCGCGCAGAATCTCCTGGAAGCGGCGCATCACTTGCGGCGAAGAGCGTCCGTACGACGCCGCGGTGGCGTTGTACGGGATCAGGTTGACGTGGTGGAGCGGGCCGCCGAGCAGGTCCGCGAGCTGGCGCGCGTCGTCAGGGCGGTCGTTGACCCCTGAAAGCATCACGTATTCGTAAAAGACCTTGCGCCGGGTCACCGCGACGTACTCGTTGGTGGCGGCCATCAGCTTGGCGATCGGCCACTTCTTGTTGATGGGCATCAGTTTGGTGCGCATGTCGTCATCAGGCGCGTGCAGCGAGATCGCGAGGTTCACTTGGATGCCCTGGCGCGTGAAACGCTCGATCCCGGTGACCACGCCCGCGGTCGAAACCGTCATGTGGCGCGCCCCCAGGTTGAACCCGTTTTTGTCGTTGAGCATGGCGATCGAGTCCATCACCGCATCGTAGTTGAGGAACGGTTCGCCCATGCCCATGAACACGAGGTTGGTCAGCGCGCGTTTTTCGGCGCGCGCATGCCGCGCCACGAACAGCGCCTGGTCGAAGATCTCGAGCGCGCTCAGGTTGCGGAAGAATCCACCTTGGCCGGTCGCGCAAAAATCGCAGCGCAACGCGCAGCCCGCTTGCGAGGAGATGCAGGCAGTCGTGCGCCCTCCGCGATGGCGCATGAGCACGGCTTCGACTTCTTTGCCGTCGGCGAGCGCGAAGAGCAGTTTGGTCGTCTGTCCGTCTTTTGACGTGGCATCGCGGATGAGCGACAGGCTGGAGAGTTTTATCGCCTTCGCAAGCCCGGTGCGTAGGGCGGCGGGCAGCACGCTGATCGCCCCGAGGTCCTCCGCCAGCTCTTTGGTCGCGGCGCGGTAGACTTGTTCGAGGCGGTAGCGCGGCAAAGCGAACGCCTCCGCGAGCGCCGCCGCGCTTGCGTGCCCCGCCTCTTTTGCGCGCCCTTCCCACCACGTCGCCTGGGCGTCGCGCGGTCCTGCCGCCGGTTTGGTGGCAGCCTTGATCGCGGTGCTCATAGATCGAACTTCAATTCCAACGCTTGCTCCTCGGACGCCGCTTGATCTGGCAGCTCAGGCTCTTGTGGTATGCCGGACTTTAGTCCGGCTTCGGCGGTCTCGTCCTCGCCGGCGAGGCGGCGTTGCACGGCCTGCAGATCGCTCCACACCAACTTCTTCACCGCGTTGATGTTTCCGCCGGTCAGACGCAAGATATACGCGGGGTGGAAGGTCACGATGAGGTCGCTGCCAAGCGGCCCCGGGTACCAGACGCCGCGCTGACGCGTGATGGAAAAGCCGGCACCTTGAAACGACTTGGCCGCCGGCGCCCCCAACGCCAGCACCACGCGAGGCTTGAGCACCGATAGTTCGATGTCGAGATATTCCCGGCAGTTCGCCATTTCTTCTTGCATCGGCGCGCGGTTGAATACGCGCCCGTTCTCCTCGGTGGTCGCGCGGCACTTGATGGTGTTGGTGATGAAGACATCCTCGCGGCGCAGCCCGATGGCGGCGAGCATTCGTGTGAGCAGCTCGCCGGCGCGGCCGACGAACGGTTCGCCCTGGCGGTCCTCGTTCTCGCCCGGACCCTCGCCGACGATGACCAGCGGCGAATGCGGATCGCCCACGCCGCACACGACCTTCGTGCGCGTCGAGCCGATGGCGCAGCGGCGGCATGCATCAACAGTCTGGTGAAGTCGCTCGAGCGCGGCTGCGCGATCGTCGTTCATGGATGCTTGGCGATCACGGCGCGCGCCGCGAACAAGACGACGAGCAAGACTCCGGCATAGAGGAAATAGCGGCCGACCAACGCCGCGGATAGCGACCAGTACCACATCTTGCCGTGGTGCTTGATCCAGTACAGGCGACGGCTGCGCTGGCGCCAGTTGAGCACGCCGAGCGCGCCCCAGCGCTTCTTGCTGCCGCCCTCCTCGCCCCGGTGCGTGACCACGCACTGGGGAAGAAATACGACGCGATAGCGCTGATCGTGCAAGCGGTGTGCGAAGTCGATCTCTTCATGGTACAAGAAGAACTGCTCGTCGAAGCCGCCGAGGTGGCGGAACACTTCGGTACGGATGATCATCGCCGCGCCGACCACGATGTCGACGTCGCGCTCGCTCGAGTAATCCCACTGCCTCAGTTCGTAACCGTTGGCCTGCGCGCGGAACAGCGGCAGGTCGCCCCAGGCAGAACTGCGCAAATACGCCTGCCACCAGGTATCGAACTCGCCGCAGGATTCGGCGAGCGAGCCGTCTTCGTGCAATTGCTTTGCGCCGGCCATCGCGACATCGGGGTGCGCGGCGAAGTACTTGACGGCATTGGCCAGGACGCCGGCATGCGCCGTCGCATCGGGATTCAAAAAGAACAACAGCGGCGCGTTCGCCCGGCGCGCGCCGACATTGCACGCCTTGGCAAAGCCGAGGTTCGAACCGTTCTCGATCACCTCCACGCCTGGTAGCGCCGCCTTGGCTCGGGCGACGCTGTCGTCGGCCGAGCCGTTATCGGAGACGATCACTTGCGCGAGCTGCGGATCGGCCTGCACGTCCGGCAGCGCGGCCAGCGAGCGGAGACATTGTTCGAGCTCATCCGCGGCATTGTAACTGACGACCACGACGGAGATCTGCGGCATCGCGACCTTGTTCTCGGACCGGGGCTAAAGCCCCGGCACTACAAACCCCGGGGCTAAAGCCCCGGCACTACAGACCCCGGGGCTAAAGCCCCGGCACTACATACGGGCTTCCAAAAAAAACGAGCGCCTTTTTTGACGCTCGTCGAGGTGGTCCCGCCGGAGCTTCATCGCCCGGGCCCAGCGGCGGCCTGATCGGGCGGTGGGAGTTACGACGCTCTCTGGGCCGGCTCCGGTGTCTGCACGGGTGGAAGCGCGTTGAGCGCGTCCATGATCATGCTGAGCGGAATGCCGTAACCCTCGCTAACCTGCTCGATCGTCTCGAACTCCGAGATCGCGCAGTTGGAGCATCCTCCGAGGTGAAAGTTGGCGAACACTGCTCTCGCGCCTGGGTGGAGAGCAAATGTTTCGCCGACGGTCAGAGTCTGGTTGAATTTAGGACTGTCTGTACTGACGGCGACCACCCCCTTCTCCCGTCGTGCGTCGCCGTTTTCTCTTCGTCTGGCGACAAGCCGCGGGTTATTACGAGGCTTGTTTTCGACCGCCGTCACGGCTGAACCTTTCGCGCGCACACTCTGCCACAGCCGCTCGGCGAACGCCAGCATGAGCGGCGCATCATCCCACGGCGTATCCCACGAACGATCGACGAACGGCAGCCAGCTCAAAATCGCCGAGATGTTGCGCTTGGTGAGCGCTTTGTGCAGGTAGTGCGGAAAAAGCTTGAAGGCTCGCGGCGACATCGGCACCCTGCGCACCTCCGACGGGGCGCACCCAGCCAGCATGCCGGCGATCGCGCTTGAGAAAACATCTCCGGAGCGAAGGCTCAAATGCTGCCCGCTGGTCACGCGCGGATGGAACTCGATGATCTTGAACGCTTGATCGCGCGCATCGAGGATCCAATCGAACCCGGAGAAGCCGTGGACGCCGGTGAGCTCGCCCGTCTGCCTGAGGACTTCCTCGACATGCGGCGGATAGAACAGCCGGCGCGTGCACGATGGGCTGAATGGGGTAGGCCAGGTCTCCAGTTTGACCATCGACTGAAAACAGAGCAGCCGTCCGTGGTCGAAGAGGGCTTCGACGATTCCGACCGGGCCGTCGAGGAAGCGCTGGAGCGCGAACGGCCTCAAGTCGGTGCGCTGGTCGTATGCCGTGCGCAGCGCCGACTCGTCCGTAGCTTTCCAAACGTCGCCGCCGCCGAAGCCTTGATCGAGTTTGAGCATCACGGGATAGCCCAATGTCCGCGCGGCCGAGGCGGTCTCCGTGAACGTGTCGCAGATGGCGAACTCCGGAATGGGCAAGCCGATTTCACCGGCCTTGCGCATGAAGTCGTTCTTCGAAATCGCGCATTGAAGGACGTCGCTTCGATGATCGAACGGGAACCAGCCGTCCAGCCACGCCTCGCCCGCGTGTTTCGCAAGCGCGATGAGCATCGGGTCATCGATGACGACCACCCAGGCGTATTCGCGGCTCTGCCTCGCAAGGTGCTCGCGCAGCGCCTCGGCGCACGCGTCGGCGTTCGAGGGCGCGGGCACGCGCCGGCTGACGTAGCGACTTCGCGCGACGAGGCTTGAAGGATCGCCGAACACCGTGACGGTGCAGCCCGCTTCGTGCAGCAAGCGCGGAATACGAGCCGGACCAACCCAATTGCTGGCCGTGCAGATCAAGACTTCGGGCACGCTTGTCGAACCTTACCTGTGTCGGTCCCCGTTCGCCGTTCCTCCTAGGATGGGATTACTCTTGCGCGAAGGGGCGGTCATGGTTCGTCCTCCTGACGGACTCACCTTCGATTGGTGGGTCGCGATCTTGAGCCTGGTCTTCACCGGCGGCCTCTTCGTCGACGGCTGGGCGCACAATCACCTGGACACCATCGACACATTCTTCACGCCCTGGCATGCGATGTTCTATGGCGGCTTCGGCCTGCTGGTGCTCTTCTTCGCATGGACGATGGTCGCGAATCACGCGAAAGGATTCAGCTGGACCCAGTCCGTCCCGGCGGGCTATGAGTGGTCGATCATCGGCATCGCGGTCTTCCTGGTTAGCGGCCTTGGCGACATGCTGTGGCATATGTTCTTCGGCATCGAAGTCAGCACGGAGGCGCTGCTGAGCCCCACGCACGTTGGTCTCGCTACGGGCGGCGTGTTGATGCTCGCGGGTCCGTTCCGCGCCGCGGTGGCGCGCGGACCCGAACGCATGAGCGGGCCGGCTTCGTACCTGCCGGCGGTGCTTTCGCTGGCGGCCGTCTTCACGGTCCTGACCTTCATGACGCAATTCGCACCCGCGCTCGGGTTTTATGGCACCGGTCCCAAGCCGCCGCAGGCGATATTCGAACTCAAAACCGACCGCGGAGTCGTCAGCCAACTCTTCCAAGCCGCCCTCATGGCGTCGATCATCCTGCTCGCCGTGCGGCAGTTCGGCACGCGGCTTCCGGCCGGCTCGATCACGCTCATCCTGACCATCAATGCGGCGATGATGGCCACCCAAGGCGACACCTACTGGATGCTTCCGGGCGTCTTCGCCACGGGCGTTTTGAGCGACGCGCTGCTCTACACGCTGAAGCCCTCAGTCGCCCGTGTGGTCGACTTTCGCACGTTCGCGTTTGCGCTGCCCAGCTTATACGCCGCGTGTCACTATCTGACGCTTTTCGCGCTCGGCAGGCCAGTATACTATTCTGTGCACTTGTGGGCCGGCTTGATCGTCATTTCCGGCATCATCGGATTGCTGTTGAGCTTTGTCGCTCTTCCTAACTCCTCCGCTCCTGCAGATATGCGTTCATGAACGGGTCGAGATCGCCGTCAAGCACGCCTTGCGCGTTCGCGATCTTGACGTCGGTGCGATGGTCGTTGACCATCGTGTACGGCTGCAGCGTGTACGAGCGGATCTGACTGCCCCACTCGATCTTGCTCTTGTGGCCGCCGAGCTGCGCTAGTTTCTCCGCCTGCTCTTCGCGCCGTCGCTGCAGCAGTTTGGCGGCGAGCATCTTCATGGCGCGGTTCCGGTTGGCCAGCTGCGAGCGCTCGTTCTGCACCGCCACGACGATGCCGCTCTGCTTGTGGATGACGCGCACGGCGCTCTCCGTCTTGTTGACGTACTGGCCACCGGCGCCGCCGCTCTTGTACGTCTCGATCTCGATCTCGTCGGGCCGGATCTCGATCTTCTCGTCGCCTTCCTCGATGTCAGGCGTCACATCGACCGATGCGAACGACGTGTGGCGCCGTTTGGCGGCGTCGAACGGCGATATGCGGACCAGCCGATGCACGCCGCGCTCGCTCTCGAGATAGCCGTACGCATTACGGCCTTCGATGACCACCGTCGCGCTCTTGATGCCCGCTTCGTCGCCGTCGAGCGTGTCGACGACCTCGGTGCGGTAACCGTGCCGCTCGGCCCAACGCAGATACATGCGCAGCAGCATGGAAGCCCAATCACAGGCTTCGGTGCCGCCCGCGCCGGCGTGGATGGTCAGGATCGCCCCGTGGCTGTCGAACTCGCTGTCGAGGACGGCCGTGGTCTCGGCGGCTTCGACCGATGCGCGAAGCCGCTCTAGTTCAGCTTGGACTTCAGCTTCGAGCCCGGCGTCCGCGTCGCCCAGCGAGAGGTATTCGCCGATCTCGCTCGCCTTGCCGGCGAGTCCCGCCAAAAGCTCGACCTCGCCGCGCAGATCGGAAAGCCGCTTCATATGTTTTTGCGCGGCTTGCGCGTCGTCCCAAAAAGATTCGCCGTGCGACTGGCGCTCTAGCGCCTCGATCTCGCGCTGTTTGCCGGCATAGTCAAAGGCGCACCTGCAGCGTTTTGAGGCGGTCGTTGATCTTGTCGAGGTCGGCGCGCAACTGTTCGTTCATCATGTATCCTTAGACGGCGGTCAGTTCGGCAAGTGAAGCCATACTCCGCCTGATGTTCCGTGATCTTTCATAAGCCACTTTATGCCGCCAAAACAACATACTCGTCGCTTTCCAGATGCAAGCATGTCGCAAGCTTTCTCGATCCGGCGCCTGCGCGTTTCCGGTTGCTTGGCTGAGCTTATCCAGAGAATCCAGTCACGGCGCGCGATTGGTGTGATATCCGCCCACAATGCCTGCGCCAGCGGGGCTGCTGCAAGGGCTTTGCGTAGACCCATTGGCACCCTGGTCTCCGGTTCTTTTCCCGCCCGCGTGATCTCAACCGTCACCGTGTCTACGGCGTCTGCGCCTGCAGCATCGTGCATGGCTTTGTTGACCCGGAGCCGGTGACTTCCTTTGCCGTTTGGTTCGAGAGCGGCACGAAAAGGGAAGCCATTGATAGTTCCCTCAACCATCGTCATACCTCGTGATGGAAGCTTCGCGCTCGCGTTCTTGGGCAGAGTTAGAAGGGTCCGCGATCCAACCTTTTCGGTCGCCTCAGGCCGAAACAACTTGGCACTGAAGCGAATCGTTGACTTGGTTTCTTTTTTCAGAAAGACCTCAAACTAGCCACCATCCAGGCGGCCCCCGTAATCAGAAAATTCAGGGCGAATTCGGACCAATTCCCATGCGCGTCCGGGTGAGCGATCAGCAGCGGGACCCAAACCAAGACACCAAAGAGCGCTAGCATCAGGGTCATCAGGCCTATCGCCAGTCGCGCCTGACGATTGATGAGAATGGCAACCGCAGCGAGTGCAAACGCGATCGTCGTGAGTATCGCCCAGAACATCTGATTTGGCGGAATCCACGTTGGAACCAAATCCGCTGTCACATGAAAATAGAACATCTGAGCCAGCGTGAACGAAATCGCGCAGAGTCCGAGCCCAAGGCGCGCCGCTCGGCCGAGCGCTGCCGCCCGCGCTGCATTCGCCTCAGTCGCCGCGTACCCGGCAACCGCGCCGCACAATAAGCAGAACTGTTCGAAGAAGCTGCCGTATTGAGCGTAGATGGTCGGTGCAGCAATGATACCAGGAATGCAGGCCAGCGAGAAAAGCGCGTAGACGACGCCTAAAACGATCGACGCCAAGCGCGCGGTGCGCGGGAATAGCATCCCGATTCCACCGCCGATTTGAACGATCATGAGACACGCGCCGATGATTGTGCCAAAAGGCAGGCTCCAGATCCTACGCAGAGATTGCCACGTGTCAGCGTCGTGCCACATCAGGCAGATGACGCCGAACAGCACCGCCGACGCGCCAAAGACGATCCGCCCGTACAACGCTGTTTTCATCCAGAATGCACTCTCCGCACG of Candidatus Tumulicola sp. contains these proteins:
- a CDS encoding ABC transporter permease, whose product is MSSVGIIFQREYVQRIKGAGFIIGTILGVVGIIGLSFLPLLFVWLDTSFQSPLVVVAADQKTAAAVKDALGHSNYKITIAKEAATGPELPATIRTALKAGKYDAALVAYKDAQGEVGFAFFPSKSSSLEKGTGLRQSLVRAVLTVEGTGASARLAQHALNFPFKVVNLNELYKNETEQFLSQALVYFLLLLLYMSVLLYGVYVAQGVIEEKSNRIMEVMIGAVRPTELLAGKILGIGSLALTQFLVFVLAAGGMLVLVGLNIVHGMHLPAAASGASVAPQAGLGVATVPLSMLGFLVLFFLLGFFSYAAMFAGLGALCSKAEDIQQANAFMVMPVVVAYLLSIFALNDPEKPLFVWASMVPLISPMLMFTRVAISSVPAWQIGVAIGGSLLAIWGLTLLAGKLYRVGALMYGKPPNPSEIWRALRAPS
- a CDS encoding ATP-binding cassette domain-containing protein; translation: MLEVFNVSKSFGKVQAVSELSFTAQPGAVFGLLGPNGAGKTTTIRMVLDILRPDSGTVSWSGKTVDADIRHTFGYLPEERGLYPKMKVAEQLLFLARIHGMSAPDARKRIAELADEFNLTENLTKSPQELSKGNQQKVQFIAAVVHRPPLLVLDEPFAGFDPINVEILKGAIRDLVKAGTAVLLSSHRMEQVEELTRDICIIDRSRAVINGSLVSIKRAWPDRFIRMTALSDLSFLDRFDGATARPSDDGYVNVKASPNVAPAEILKAAVAAGPVDHFEVVEPSLNDIYLHYVKAAEEQAAA
- the rlmN gene encoding 23S rRNA (adenine(2503)-C(2))-methyltransferase RlmN — protein: MSTAIKAATKPAAGPRDAQATWWEGRAKEAGHASAAALAEAFALPRYRLEQVYRAATKELAEDLGAISVLPAALRTGLAKAIKLSSLSLIRDATSKDGQTTKLLFALADGKEVEAVLMRHRGGRTTACISSQAGCALRCDFCATGQGGFFRNLSALEIFDQALFVARHARAEKRALTNLVFMGMGEPFLNYDAVMDSIAMLNDKNGFNLGARHMTVSTAGVVTGIERFTRQGIQVNLAISLHAPDDDMRTKLMPINKKWPIAKLMAATNEYVAVTRRKVFYEYVMLSGVNDRPDDARQLADLLGGPLHHVNLIPYNATAASYGRSSPQVMRRFQEILRARGVPSTIRHTMGDDIAAACGQLRAEHTQEVQQPIPKN
- a CDS encoding uracil-DNA glycosylase, whose product is MNDDRAAALERLHQTVDACRRCAIGSTRTKVVCGVGDPHSPLVIVGEGPGENEDRQGEPFVGRAGELLTRMLAAIGLRREDVFITNTIKCRATTEENGRVFNRAPMQEEMANCREYLDIELSVLKPRVVLALGAPAAKSFQGAGFSITRQRGVWYPGPLGSDLIVTFHPAYILRLTGGNINAVKKLVWSDLQAVQRRLAGEDETAEAGLKSGIPQEPELPDQAASEEQALELKFDL
- a CDS encoding glycosyltransferase family 2 protein, with the protein product MPQISVVVVSYNAADELEQCLRSLAALPDVQADPQLAQVIVSDNGSADDSVARAKAALPGVEVIENGSNLGFAKACNVGARRANAPLLFFLNPDATAHAGVLANAVKYFAAHPDVAMAGAKQLHEDGSLAESCGEFDTWWQAYLRSSAWGDLPLFRAQANGYELRQWDYSSERDVDIVVGAAMIIRTEVFRHLGGFDEQFFLYHEEIDFAHRLHDQRYRVVFLPQCVVTHRGEEGGSKKRWGALGVLNWRQRSRRLYWIKHHGKMWYWSLSAALVGRYFLYAGVLLVVLFAARAVIAKHP
- the prfB gene encoding peptide chain release factor 2, which produces MEALERQSHGESFWDDAQAAQKHMKRLSDLRGEVELLAGLAGKASEIGEYLSLGDADAGLEAEVQAELERLRASVEAAETTAVLDSEFDSHGAILTIHAGAGGTEACDWASMLLRMYLRWAERHGYRTEVVDTLDGDEAGIKSATVVIEGRNAYGYLESERGVHRLVRISPFDAAKRRHTSFASVDVTPDIEEGDEKIEIRPDEIEIETYKSGGAGGQYVNKTESAVRVIHKQSGIVVAVQNERSQLANRNRAMKMLAAKLLQRRREEQAEKLAQLGGHKSKIEWGSQIRSYTLQPYTMVNDHRTDVKIANAQGVLDGDLDPFMNAYLQERRS